In the Acidimicrobiales bacterium genome, CGCCCAGGACGACGGCACGCTGTTGTGCAACCCGTGGCTGCTCACCTGGGACGAGCTGCGTCCCGAGCACGTCATCCGCATCGACCTCGACGGGAACGTCGTCGAAGGCGACTGGCCGGCGCCGCTCGGCATCCCCCTGCACCTCGAGCTGCACCGTCGACGCGACGACGTCGGCGTGGCCATGCACTCCCACCCGCTCTACGGGACCGTGTGGGCGGACATGAAGGAGGTGCCCCCGGCGCTCGACCAGAGCTCGAGCCTCGGCGGCGGTGAGCTCGTCCTGGTCGACGAGTACGAGGGGGCGGTCGACAACGCCGGTGCGGCCGGCGCCGCCGTCGAGGCGATGGGCGGGGCCGACCTGGCGCTGCTGGCCGGCCACGGCGTGTTCGTGCTCGGGTCCACCGTGCGGGCGGTGCACCAGCGCGCCGTCGCCCTCGAGCAGCGCTGCCAGCGGGCGTGGCACGTCCGCGCCGCCGGCAGCGAGCTGGTCACCTCGCTGCCCCGGTCGTGGCTCGACCGGATGGCGGTGAGCGACGGCAACGGCTTCCTGGGCTTCTGGGAGGCGATGGTCCGCGCCGAGCTGCGCGCCGACCCGACGCTGCTCGACGGCCGGAGCTGAGCGCCCCGAGGCCGGTGGTCAGTCCGGGAGCGAGGCGACGCCCTCGTCGCGGAGCTGGTACTTGAGGACCTTGTTGCTGGCGTTCATCGGGAGGGCGTCGACGATGCGGACGTGGCGGGGCACCTTGTAGTTGGCCATCTCCTCGCGGCACCACGTCACCAGCTCGTCCGGGGTGAGGGCGGCGCCGGGGCGCAGCACGACGAACGCCATGCCCACCTCGCCCATCCGGTGGTCGGGCACGCCGACCACGGCGACCTGGTTGACGGCCGGGTTGCGCAGGATGGCGCCCTCGATCTCGGCGGGGTAGGCGTTGAACCCGCCCACGATGAACATGTCCTTGATGCGGTCGGTGATGCGCAGGTTGCCGGCCTCGTCCATGATCCCGATGTCGCCGGTGTGCAACCAGCCGTCGGCGTCGATGGCCTCCGCGGTGGCCTCGGGGTTCTCGAAGTACCCGGTCATGACCACGTAGCCGCGGACGACCACTTCACCGGCCTGGCCGGCGGCGACCGGGGTGCCGTCCTCGGCGACCACCCGGACCTCGACGTCGGGGATGGCCCGCCCCGACGTGGCCGAGATGATCTCGGGGTCGTCGTCGTGGCGGCACATGGTGGCGATGCCGTGCGCCTCGGTGAGCCCGTAGCCGGTGACGATGGTGCGGAACGTCATCTCCTCGCGCATCCGCCGGATCATCTCCACGGGCACGGCGGCGGCCCCGG is a window encoding:
- a CDS encoding class II aldolase/adducin family protein is translated as MAFSPTAEKLLPDLTPREELVLLARTLWREGYDDHLAGHITIAQDDGTLLCNPWLLTWDELRPEHVIRIDLDGNVVEGDWPAPLGIPLHLELHRRRDDVGVAMHSHPLYGTVWADMKEVPPALDQSSSLGGGELVLVDEYEGAVDNAGAAGAAVEAMGGADLALLAGHGVFVLGSTVRAVHQRAVALEQRCQRAWHVRAAGSELVTSLPRSWLDRMAVSDGNGFLGFWEAMVRAELRADPTLLDGRS